TTCAATGGCTGCGGCTGCGTTTGAGGTTTATGTTTCTAGGTGTTTAGTGCCTCAGCTATGGAAAGGAGCAGTGGTGGTGATGGACAATTTGCCTGCACATAAAGTAGAAGCTATTGCACCTTTAATTGAAGCAGTGGTCGCGAAGATTTTGTACCTGTCTCCATACTCTCCCGAATTTAATCCAATTGAACATTGGTGGTCACAACTCAAGGCTTTCCTGAGACAATTTTCTCCCAGGACTTCCAAAAGGGTCGATATGCTGATTAAAATAGCGATGGATTTAATTAATCCTAAACATTTGCGTAACTGGTTCGCTCACTGCTGCTACTGTCCCTCTTAAACCTGCAAACCGCTGTAACGAAGCTAAGAGTGTAGA
This DNA window, taken from Pleurocapsa sp. FMAR1, encodes the following:
- a CDS encoding transposase, yielding MLALHGRERAYDYKPFARGSKVSVIGAISESKILAVMTLNDSMAAAAFEVYVSRCLVPQLWKGAVVVMDNLPAHKVEAIAPLIEAVVAKILYLSPYSPEFNPIEHWWSQLKAFLRQFSPRTSKRVDMLIKIAMDLINPKHLRNWFAHCCYCPS